The Halosimplex litoreum genome has a window encoding:
- a CDS encoding AAA family ATPase, with protein sequence MTDTDTTVSGRQESTVEDVDDAQAVVSRVVDNVEQVIVGHHSEIEHILTALLGRGHILLEDVPGVGKTMLARAVSRSFDGSFKRVQFTPDLLPSDVTGVNVYNQETETFEFRPGPVFANVVLGDEINRAPPKTQSALLEAMEEDQVTVDGETHGLPRPFTVIATQNTVERDRTYELPMAELDRFMKKLHLGYPGRDEETEMLDRMVGHHPIDELTSVATLDDLRRARETAANVTVEESVRAYVTRLSQFTRRHAELGVSPRGGLAVLRAAQGRAILEGRNYVIPDDVQTEAEVVFPHRIRTSTDETTPRAVVENALESVRVE encoded by the coding sequence ATGACAGATACAGACACCACAGTCTCCGGTCGCCAGGAGAGTACCGTCGAAGACGTAGACGACGCCCAGGCGGTGGTCTCGCGGGTCGTCGACAACGTCGAACAGGTGATCGTCGGCCACCACAGCGAGATCGAACACATCCTCACCGCTCTGCTCGGGCGCGGACACATCCTGCTGGAGGACGTGCCCGGCGTGGGCAAGACGATGCTCGCTCGCGCTGTCTCCCGGTCGTTCGACGGCTCGTTCAAGCGCGTCCAGTTCACGCCGGACCTGCTGCCCTCGGACGTGACCGGCGTCAACGTCTACAACCAGGAGACCGAGACCTTCGAGTTCCGCCCCGGTCCCGTCTTCGCCAACGTCGTCCTCGGCGACGAGATCAACCGCGCGCCGCCGAAGACCCAGTCGGCGCTGTTGGAGGCCATGGAGGAAGACCAGGTCACCGTCGACGGTGAGACCCACGGCTTGCCTCGCCCCTTTACCGTCATCGCGACCCAGAACACCGTCGAACGCGACCGCACCTACGAGCTGCCGATGGCCGAACTCGACCGGTTCATGAAGAAGCTGCACCTGGGCTACCCCGGTCGCGACGAGGAGACGGAGATGCTGGACCGGATGGTCGGCCACCACCCTATCGACGAACTCACATCGGTGGCGACGCTGGACGACCTCCGACGTGCGCGCGAGACCGCCGCGAACGTCACCGTCGAAGAGAGCGTCCGCGCGTACGTGACGCGCCTGTCGCAGTTCACCCGCCGTCACGCCGAGCTCGGCGTGAGTCCGCGGGGTGGCCTCGCCGTGCTCCGCGCGGCCCAGGGACGGGCCATTCTGGAGGGGCGGAACTACGTCATCCCGGACGACGTCCAGACCGAGGCCGAGGTCGTCTTCCCGCATCGCATCCGGACGAGTACGGACGAGACGACGCCGCGGGCCGTCGTCGAGAACGCGCTCGAATCCGTCCGCGTCGAGTAA
- a CDS encoding DUF7573 domain-containing protein, giving the protein MGDRSLDDFLDGDGGGDDSEGSPDGPAEAGDDSVDSEIDDRAGVDTGADDGTDGNDGGDEGETEEDSEADEDDGVRVDPATVEPAEATYTWSGDGDACAACGETVERRWRSDDGLVCPDCKEW; this is encoded by the coding sequence ATGGGAGACCGGTCGCTCGACGACTTTCTGGACGGCGACGGCGGTGGCGACGACAGTGAGGGGTCGCCGGACGGACCCGCGGAAGCGGGCGACGACTCGGTTGACTCGGAGATCGACGACCGTGCGGGAGTCGACACTGGCGCCGACGACGGGACCGATGGGAACGACGGCGGAGACGAGGGTGAAACCGAGGAAGACAGCGAAGCTGACGAGGACGACGGTGTCCGCGTCGACCCGGCGACCGTCGAGCCGGCCGAAGCGACCTACACGTGGAGCGGCGACGGCGACGCCTGCGCGGCCTGCGGCGAGACGGTCGAGCGACGCTGGCGGAGCGACGACGGCTTGGTCTGTCCGGACTGCAAGGAGTGGTGA
- a CDS encoding bifunctional 4-hydroxy-2-oxoglutarate aldolase/2-dehydro-3-deoxy-phosphogluconate aldolase: MTNKHEIQQRIVDSGVTAVLRGIDEDDIVPVAEAVHEGGVTALEVTADATRCSEMIADVDRAMEGTDAIVGAGTVMDAAAARNVIEAGAEFVLAPNLNEDVIDVCNRAGVVCIPGVMTPTEAAEAMEAGADILKMFPASTVGPGHISALQGPLGDVPIMPTGGVSTDNVADYFDAGAVAVGAGSALVDYDAIASDDWDGVRESAAAFVEAVEAARS, encoded by the coding sequence AACAAACACGAGATCCAGCAGCGCATCGTCGACAGCGGCGTGACGGCGGTCCTGCGGGGTATCGACGAGGACGACATCGTGCCGGTCGCCGAGGCCGTCCACGAGGGCGGAGTCACGGCCCTGGAGGTCACGGCCGACGCGACGCGCTGCAGCGAGATGATCGCAGACGTGGACCGCGCGATGGAGGGCACCGACGCCATCGTCGGCGCCGGAACCGTGATGGACGCCGCCGCCGCCCGGAACGTCATCGAGGCCGGCGCGGAGTTCGTCCTCGCGCCCAACCTCAACGAGGACGTGATCGACGTCTGCAACCGCGCGGGCGTCGTCTGCATCCCCGGCGTGATGACGCCGACCGAGGCCGCCGAGGCGATGGAGGCCGGCGCGGACATCCTGAAGATGTTCCCGGCCTCGACCGTGGGTCCAGGCCACATCTCCGCGCTCCAGGGGCCGCTGGGCGACGTGCCGATCATGCCGACCGGCGGCGTCTCCACCGACAACGTCGCCGACTACTTCGACGCCGGTGCGGTCGCAGTGGGCGCGGGCTCGGCGCTCGTGGACTACGACGCCATCGCGAGCGACGACTGGGACGGCGTCCGCGAGTCGGCGGCGGCGTTCGTCGAGGCCGTCGAAGCGGCCCGGTCGTAG